In one Streptomyces sp. NBC_00597 genomic region, the following are encoded:
- a CDS encoding BMP family ABC transporter substrate-binding protein — translation MRRITRIATVGIASAALALSATACGGKKSSDTSASPSESGGAKSVALAYDIGGRGDQSFNDAAYAGLEKAAKELKVKTAEAEPTEGESEADKVQRLTELARKGNNPVIGVGFAYAPAVKKVAEKFPKTTFGLIDDTSVTGPNIANLVFNEEQGSYLAGVAAAKASKTGTVGFIGGVEVPLIKKFEAGFTQGVKDTNPNAKVLSAYLSQPPDFSGFAKPDLGKATAKGQLDNGADVIYAAAGLAGTGAIEATANAGKWAIGVDSDQYNQAGLSKYKDHILTSVTKDVADAVFNEIKSVEDGKPATGEIRYGLDKNGVGLADSNPEYKKMADVIAAVEKAKADIIAKKINVKTAP, via the coding sequence TTGCGCCGGATCACCAGGATCGCCACCGTGGGCATCGCGTCCGCGGCGCTGGCCCTCTCGGCCACCGCCTGTGGCGGAAAGAAGTCGTCTGACACCTCCGCCTCCCCCTCGGAGTCGGGCGGTGCCAAGTCCGTTGCCCTCGCCTATGACATCGGCGGTCGCGGTGACCAGTCCTTCAACGACGCCGCGTACGCGGGTCTGGAGAAGGCCGCGAAGGAACTGAAGGTCAAGACCGCGGAGGCCGAGCCCACCGAGGGCGAGAGCGAGGCGGACAAGGTCCAGCGCCTCACCGAGCTCGCGCGCAAGGGCAACAACCCGGTCATCGGCGTCGGCTTCGCCTACGCCCCGGCCGTCAAGAAGGTCGCCGAGAAGTTCCCGAAGACCACCTTCGGCCTCATCGACGACACCTCGGTGACCGGTCCGAACATCGCGAACCTGGTCTTCAACGAGGAGCAGGGCTCGTACCTGGCCGGCGTCGCCGCCGCCAAGGCGTCCAAGACCGGCACGGTCGGCTTCATCGGCGGTGTCGAGGTCCCGCTGATCAAGAAGTTCGAGGCGGGCTTCACCCAGGGCGTCAAGGACACCAACCCGAACGCCAAGGTGCTGTCGGCCTACCTGTCCCAGCCGCCGGACTTCTCCGGTTTCGCCAAGCCCGACCTGGGCAAGGCCACCGCCAAGGGCCAGCTCGACAACGGCGCCGACGTGATCTACGCCGCCGCCGGTCTCGCCGGCACCGGCGCGATCGAGGCCACTGCCAACGCGGGCAAGTGGGCCATCGGTGTCGACTCGGACCAGTACAACCAGGCCGGTCTGTCGAAGTACAAGGACCACATCCTGACCTCGGTCACCAAGGACGTCGCCGACGCGGTCTTCAACGAGATCAAGTCGGTCGAGGACGGCAAGCCGGCGACCGGTGAGATCCGTTACGGCCTGGACAAGAACGGTGTCGGCCTGGCCGACTCCAACCCCGAGTACAAGAAGATGGCCGACGTCATCGCCGCGGTGGAGAAGGCGAAGGCCGACATCATCGCCAAGAAGATCAACGTCAAGACCGCCCCGTAA